ATGTTAGCCCCGTCTTCTAGTGGCACATCATTGGCGTCAAATGACAGAACCAATACGGTAAGATTGGTAAATTGGGCGCAAAGTGAGGAAATAAAAGAAAAAGGAAGTATTATTCTGCTTTTAACCAACCAAATAGCGAATGTTTCTTCTCAATTAAAAGAAAGCAGCAGCTCAGTCCAAACGATTTTTATTCCTCGGGCCTCTCAAAAAGAAAGAAAGGATTTTCTACGTTCAATTACTGAGGGTAATAAAGAATATCAGGAGATTCAAAAAACTTTAGAAAAATTCCGGTCGAAAAAAGGGTTGAAAGTTAAAGAGGAAATTCAAAAATACCAGGAAAAATTAGAAACTTTTTCAAATATTTTTCCTGTGCCTAAAAATTTCAATTTGGAAATTTTTTCTCTGGCCACTCAAGGTATGAGTTACCGACAGATTTTTGAAATTTTCCTTCGCAGTAAAGAAGAAAAAAAGGAAATAAGTTTAGAATATGTAAAAGGAAAGAAAAAGGAAATTCTTAATTCCGAATACGGTGACGTGATGGAAATTTGCGAGCCTAAAAAAGGCTTAGAAGATATTGGCGGACTTGAACATATCAAGACCTATCTTAAAAGCGTTTTAAGGGCTATTGAAAAAGGCGAGGACCGTTTAGTCCCAATGGGAATCACTTTAATGGGACCTCCCGGAACAGGCAAAACGGCAATTGTGGAATCTCTGGCTAAAGAAGCAGGATTCAATTTCGTTAAAATAAAAAACCTGAGATCAATGTGGGTTGGAGAATCAGAAACTCGCGGGGAAAAATTGACATACGGGCTTCGTTCTCTGGCACCAGTGGTAGTAAATAATGATGAAGCTGATTTGGCTGAAGCTAGTCGAGATTCATCAAAAGGAGACTCAGGAGTTTCTGAACGTTTAATGAAAATGTGGATGGAGCTTCTTTCAGATCCGAAGATTCGAGGGAAGATTATTATTATATCTTGCACCAACAGACCGGATCGGATTGATGCAGCCTTAAAACGAAGTGGCCGAAGCGATGATAGAATTTTGATACCAATGCCGTCGAAACCGGAACGCTCAGCTATCTTCCAAGTGATGTTTAAGAGGCATAAAATACCCACTATAATTTCTGATTTTTCCAAATTTGCGGAACTTACCGAAGGTTCATCCGGAGCAGATATTGAAAAAATATCTCTCAATGCTTACAGATTCGCTTCGGTTCAAAGTAAAAAAGGAGTTGATGAAATTGCGTTAGAAGAGGCAATTAAAGATTTTATTCCAAGCGCCAGTCAAATAGAAATTGACACAATGACTTTAATGGCTATATTGGAATCTTCATCGCGCCGTTTACTTCCGCTAAATGTAAAGGAAATTATTGCCAAGATTAAAGCTAGAAATCTTGTCGAGAACTTGGATGCGATTTTGTCTCAGATTAAAGAGAGAAATATTATAGGTGTTGATTAGAAATAATTAAAAACCTTGTGCCATTCGGCAAGATATTTCTTTTGTCTATCTTAAAAAAAGTTGTAATAAAACTGCAATCCCAATAAGGGTTGCAAAGGGGGTAAACATGGGAGGAGGAGGAACTTATTACGATAGAGATGTGACGCCTAAAACGAGCAGAACTTCAAGAGGTTCTTCAACTGTTGCGGAAGAGAAGATGAGAAACAGCAATGTTGATAAAACGCTTTTGACTGTAAATCGGGAAATTGTATGTCCGAATAAGAGCCCGATTGTTTACGCGTTTGATGTAACGGGTTCGATGGGGAATTTGCCAAAAATCATTTATGATAAGATGCCGATGATAGCAGGGCAAATTGTCGAACAGAATTATCTTCAAGACCCGGTAATCAGTCTTGCGGCGGTCGGAGACAGAGAATGCGATGATGCTCCGATTCAAGTGTGTGATTTTTCTCTTATTCGCAATTTGGATAGCTGGTTGCAGAAAATATGGTTAGAAGGCGGAGGAGGCGGTCAATCTAAAGAGTCGTATGAATTCACCGCTTATTTCTATGCCCGGAGATTTAAAATGCCTAATGCCGTAACCCCAATTTTCTTGTTTACCGGTGACGAGGGTTTTCGTGAGAATTTAACATCTGCCGATCTGGGGAAACATTTTGGAGGAAAGCACGAAAGCGTCAGCAGTAAGTTGATTTTTGAAGAGCTGAAAAAGAAGTTTATGGGCAATGTTTTTCTCATCCATCGTTACTATGAGGGAGGAAACGACAAAGGGATCGTTAACCAATGGGAAGGTGTCTTAGGCGAAGAGAAAGTGATAAAACTTGAAAGTGATTTGGCTATAGCGGATTTAACCTTAGGGATATTTGCTCTTGTCACAGGTAAATGCACTCTTGAGAAATATCTTCAAGAGATGGAAAATAGAGGGCAAGACAAAAAAAGGATTGCAGAGATTGAAAAATCTTTAAAAAAATTCGCCGCTACGGTTAAATCGAATGTCCGGTCAACTTCTAAAATAATTAAAGTTGAGCCGTCGTCAGCAAAGCCGCAATCAGTAAAAGCAAAGCCGC
The nucleotide sequence above comes from Patescibacteria group bacterium. Encoded proteins:
- a CDS encoding ATP-binding protein — encoded protein: MNNSSDKKEPGSRLPDWFNDLATRYNAGIAHQFILHGNISDLVTNFDMDDESDKPYISFRQFLEKVFDERPMVIFYNIASGISFLNKQMEAQFREITGSDVDMADSNNPVAAAKNALSKKRGIPREPEACLPLIEKALTNLEDVAVVISYAHMLAPSSSGTSLASNDRTNTVRLVNWAQSEEIKEKGSIILLLTNQIANVSSQLKESSSSVQTIFIPRASQKERKDFLRSITEGNKEYQEIQKTLEKFRSKKGLKVKEEIQKYQEKLETFSNIFPVPKNFNLEIFSLATQGMSYRQIFEIFLRSKEEKKEISLEYVKGKKKEILNSEYGDVMEICEPKKGLEDIGGLEHIKTYLKSVLRAIEKGEDRLVPMGITLMGPPGTGKTAIVESLAKEAGFNFVKIKNLRSMWVGESETRGEKLTYGLRSLAPVVVNNDEADLAEASRDSSKGDSGVSERLMKMWMELLSDPKIRGKIIIISCTNRPDRIDAALKRSGRSDDRILIPMPSKPERSAIFQVMFKRHKIPTIISDFSKFAELTEGSSGADIEKISLNAYRFASVQSKKGVDEIALEEAIKDFIPSASQIEIDTMTLMAILESSSRRLLPLNVKEIIAKIKARNLVENLDAILSQIKERNIIGVD